A single region of the Thermoanaerobacterium aotearoense genome encodes:
- a CDS encoding metal ABC transporter substrate-binding protein: MKRLISIFLILLIVFSLTSCNAKISKKPSKLAVYATFYPLYDLTKKIAGDKATVQNIIPPGVEPHDWEPTTKQIADIEGASLVLYLGLGMDSWISKVESSVSGPKFVEVSNGIDAIKVGNAVNPHVWLSPKEAQILAKNIEGALVSADSKNAKYYEDNYKALSNALKQLDSEYTEKLKNTKTKTFIVYHSAFDYVARDYGLNQVSIVGMSEEAEASPAKVAEVIQLIKKENIKYVFTEPLTSPKPIQSIASETGAKVLPLNTIEGLTKDEMKKEYDYIKLMQQNLDNLQKALN; this comes from the coding sequence ATGAAGCGACTTATTTCAATCTTTTTGATACTTTTGATAGTGTTTAGCTTGACGTCATGCAATGCGAAAATTTCAAAAAAGCCCAGCAAATTAGCTGTATATGCAACTTTTTATCCTTTGTACGATCTTACAAAAAAAATAGCTGGTGATAAAGCCACAGTCCAAAACATAATACCGCCAGGCGTTGAGCCTCACGACTGGGAACCTACGACAAAACAGATAGCAGACATAGAAGGAGCTTCTCTCGTTTTGTATTTAGGACTTGGCATGGATTCATGGATAAGCAAAGTAGAATCATCTGTATCAGGGCCCAAATTTGTAGAAGTGTCAAATGGCATTGATGCGATAAAAGTTGGAAATGCCGTAAATCCACACGTATGGTTGTCTCCAAAAGAAGCACAAATATTGGCAAAAAATATAGAAGGTGCTTTAGTAAGTGCTGACAGTAAAAACGCAAAATACTACGAAGATAACTATAAAGCTTTGTCAAACGCATTAAAGCAGTTAGACAGCGAATACACTGAAAAACTTAAAAACACTAAGACAAAAACTTTTATAGTATACCACAGCGCTTTTGATTACGTAGCAAGAGATTACGGCTTAAACCAAGTATCTATTGTCGGTATGAGTGAAGAAGCTGAAGCAAGTCCTGCTAAAGTCGCTGAAGTCATACAGCTTATAAAAAAAGAAAACATCAAGTACGTCTTTACAGAGCCATTGACATCACCCAAGCCTATTCAATCAATAGCCAGTGAAACAGGCGCAAAAGTACTTCCGCTAAATACTATTGAGGGGCTTACTAAAGATGAGATGAAGAAAGAATATGATTATATAAAATTGATGCAGCAAAATTTAGATAATCTTCAGAAAGCATTAAATTAG
- a CDS encoding Fur family transcriptional regulator, with amino-acid sequence MTKEEILKTIKSNNFKITPQRELIINIMLNSRGYLSVREIYEKVKSSFPQVSLDTVYRNLSLLKDINVLSETTIGNNIMYEIHKDMHEHIMKCLKCGKIFELNICPIDLCRNKLDGFEVVDHKIEITGYCKNCKNHEEDGK; translated from the coding sequence ATGACAAAGGAAGAGATTTTAAAAACTATAAAATCCAATAACTTTAAGATAACACCTCAAAGGGAACTTATCATAAACATAATGTTAAATTCTCGTGGTTACTTATCAGTAAGGGAAATCTACGAGAAAGTAAAAAGTTCATTTCCGCAAGTAAGTTTAGATACTGTCTACAGAAATTTAAGCCTTCTTAAGGATATAAATGTATTAAGCGAGACAACTATAGGCAACAATATTATGTATGAAATTCACAAAGACATGCATGAACACATAATGAAATGTCTAAAATGCGGCAAAATCTTTGAACTTAATATATGCCCCATAGATCTTTGCCGAAATAAACTGGATGGTTTTGAAGTTGTAGACCACAAAATCGAGATCACTGGATACTGCAAAAATTGCAAAAATCACGAGGAGGATGGAAAATGA
- a CDS encoding undecaprenyl-diphosphatase, translating into MNYAIFKVINGFAGHYTVLDKVMIFIALYSPIIYGLLMVIQWFIGGDDGKKVSMEEFFAAVIALSANFIISRFYFEPRPFVTHKVNLLVKHPSDASFPSDHLSGGSAIAFTQLKGNKLIGAIMMVLTVLLLIARVYIGVHYPVDVVAGFVIGFLSSKLVRYLKGIFDPLENHILKIWHRFIKI; encoded by the coding sequence ATGAATTATGCTATTTTTAAAGTTATCAATGGATTTGCAGGTCATTACACTGTATTAGATAAGGTGATGATATTTATTGCTTTGTATTCTCCTATTATATATGGGCTGCTGATGGTTATTCAATGGTTTATTGGAGGAGATGATGGGAAAAAGGTATCAATGGAGGAGTTCTTTGCTGCAGTCATAGCATTGAGCGCGAATTTTATCATTTCAAGATTTTACTTTGAACCAAGGCCTTTTGTCACACATAAAGTAAATTTGCTTGTTAAACATCCAAGTGATGCGTCTTTTCCAAGTGATCATCTATCGGGAGGATCAGCCATTGCATTTACGCAGCTAAAAGGAAATAAGCTTATTGGTGCTATCATGATGGTTTTGACGGTTTTACTGCTTATAGCGAGAGTATATATTGGGGTTCACTATCCTGTGGATGTTGTGGCTGGATTTGTCATAGGATTCTTAAGCAGCAAGCTTGTGAGATATTTAAAGGGTATATTTGACCCTCTTGAGAATCATATTCTTAAGATATGGCATAGATTTATAAAGATATGA
- a CDS encoding FeoA family protein → MSVCDLKPGQKALVSGLLGDERLARRLRALGAIEGTEVKVKRVAPLGDPIIINFMGFDLAIRKKDAKNIVVKDVV, encoded by the coding sequence ATGAGCGTGTGTGATTTGAAACCTGGCCAAAAGGCTTTAGTAAGCGGTCTTTTAGGTGATGAAAGATTAGCGAGAAGGCTAAGGGCTTTAGGCGCTATTGAAGGGACCGAAGTAAAAGTCAAGAGAGTTGCGCCTTTGGGAGATCCTATAATAATAAATTTTATGGGATTTGATTTGGCGATTAGAAAAAAAGATGCAAAAAATATCGTGGTGAAAGATGTCGTTTAA
- the feoB gene encoding ferrous iron transport protein B has protein sequence MVVSDAKRMITAALIGNPNVGKTTLFNLLTRLNQHVGNWPGVTVEKKEGFINDNVKIVDLPGIYAMDTYSNEEKISKSFLENGNVDLILNIVDASNLKRNLYLTMQLKEFNIPIVLILNMVDVAENKGIKIDYEKLSRLLDVMVVPIVASKGKGVDKLEELLLNDIFSKTKYDNDNQYRNKLHFKSEAETYKYIEGVLSQCVAHTSENTVTITERLDKILINKFLAYPILVAIAYFIFQFTFSWVGQPLADLLDTFVNDWFAPHVDILLSGTSSWFKSLIVDGIIGGVGSVIVFLPVILSLFLCISFLEDSGYMARVAFLMDKIIRKMGLSGKAFIPLIISFGCNVPGLMSTRTLESEKDRKLTALLLPFMSCNARLPIYLVMAGALFRGHEALIVASLYALGVVVAFFVGILFKNTIFKKDDELFIIELPEYKLPELKSLAVHTWEKGKGFLKKAGTIIFSVSIIVWILSNFNFSGMTEINKSFIAYIGRFISPIFIPLGFASWQNSASLLTGIMAKEVVVGTMGVIYGGNLTKVLPTVFTPISAISFLVFVLLYTPCISLIATMKKEYGGKMASFSVAYQLVLAWLVSFIVYNGGNLILKIF, from the coding sequence ATGGTAGTTTCGGATGCAAAACGGATGATAACTGCTGCTTTGATTGGCAATCCCAATGTTGGCAAGACAACTCTTTTTAATTTGCTTACGAGATTAAACCAGCATGTGGGTAATTGGCCTGGTGTCACTGTTGAAAAAAAGGAAGGTTTTATAAATGACAATGTAAAAATCGTCGATTTGCCGGGCATTTATGCAATGGATACTTACTCCAACGAAGAAAAAATCTCCAAGTCTTTTCTGGAAAATGGCAATGTGGATTTGATATTGAATATAGTAGATGCTTCAAATCTTAAGAGAAATTTGTACTTAACTATGCAACTTAAAGAATTCAACATACCTATTGTACTGATACTAAACATGGTGGATGTTGCTGAAAATAAGGGCATAAAAATTGATTATGAAAAATTGTCTAGATTGCTTGATGTCATGGTTGTTCCGATTGTGGCTTCGAAAGGAAAAGGTGTAGACAAGCTGGAGGAACTTTTGCTAAACGACATTTTTTCTAAGACAAAATATGATAATGATAATCAATATCGTAATAAATTGCATTTTAAAAGCGAAGCCGAAACGTATAAATATATAGAAGGCGTTTTATCACAATGTGTTGCACATACATCTGAAAATACGGTTACTATCACAGAGAGATTGGACAAAATCCTCATAAACAAATTTTTGGCATATCCGATTTTGGTAGCTATCGCATATTTTATTTTTCAGTTTACTTTTAGTTGGGTTGGTCAGCCTTTAGCTGATTTGTTAGATACTTTCGTCAATGATTGGTTTGCTCCGCATGTTGATATATTGTTATCTGGCACAAGCAGCTGGTTTAAGTCGCTTATTGTAGATGGCATCATTGGCGGTGTAGGCTCAGTTATAGTATTTCTTCCTGTGATATTATCATTATTTTTGTGCATATCTTTTTTAGAAGACAGCGGGTATATGGCGAGAGTAGCATTTTTGATGGATAAGATAATCCGAAAGATGGGCTTATCTGGAAAGGCATTCATTCCGCTTATAATTAGCTTTGGGTGCAATGTCCCAGGTTTGATGTCTACGAGGACTTTAGAGAGTGAGAAGGACAGAAAGTTGACGGCTCTTCTTTTGCCGTTCATGTCTTGCAATGCCAGATTGCCTATTTATCTGGTCATGGCTGGCGCTTTGTTTAGAGGTCACGAAGCCTTGATTGTGGCATCATTATACGCATTAGGTGTAGTTGTGGCGTTTTTTGTAGGCATACTTTTCAAGAATACCATATTTAAGAAAGATGATGAACTTTTTATAATAGAGCTTCCTGAGTATAAGCTGCCTGAACTTAAGTCGTTGGCAGTGCATACGTGGGAAAAAGGCAAGGGATTCTTAAAAAAAGCAGGTACTATAATCTTTTCTGTTTCGATTATTGTCTGGATTTTATCAAACTTTAATTTCTCAGGTATGACAGAAATAAACAAAAGTTTTATTGCATATATAGGAAGATTCATAAGCCCTATCTTTATACCGTTAGGTTTTGCTTCATGGCAAAATTCAGCATCGCTTCTTACAGGAATAATGGCTAAAGAAGTGGTAGTAGGGACGATGGGGGTCATATACGGTGGAAATTTGACAAAGGTTTTGCCGACGGTTTTTACACCGATTTCAGCAATTAGCTTTCTCGTCTTTGTGCTTTTGTATACACCATGCATATCTTTAATAGCCACCATGAAAAAGGAATACGGTGGGAAGATGGCATCATTTTCTGTAGCGTATCAGTTAGTTTTAGCTTGGCTGGTTTCATTTATAGTCTATAATGGCGGCAATTTGATTTTAAAAATTTTTTGA
- a CDS encoding FeoB-associated Cys-rich membrane protein, with protein MVVEIIITSIIVVSAVFILYKNIKKSTSGQCNCGSCSSSCPKFSAVKQKK; from the coding sequence ATGGTAGTTGAAATAATAATTACGTCTATAATAGTAGTTTCAGCGGTATTTATATTGTATAAGAATATAAAGAAAAGCACTTCTGGACAGTGCAACTGCGGCAGTTGTTCTTCCAGTTGTCCTAAATTTTCTGCAGTAAAGCAAAAAAAGTAG
- a CDS encoding pyridoxal phosphate-dependent aminotransferase produces MNNKYISDVVKNIPPSGIRKFFDLVTNSRDIISLGVGEPDFVTPWTVRKEAIDVLDRGTTTYTSNLGLLELREAISFFLKNHYGLNYDPENEIMITVGASEAIDLALRCLINDGDEVLVPVPSYVSYSPCIELTRGVPVYVPTYEENNFIITPDDLKSKITSKTKALILPYPNNPTGAIMKKEDLEAIKDIIIEHDLIVISDEIYSELTYDGKHVSIASLPDMKERTIVLNGFSKAFAMTGWRLGYIAAEHSFIEAMNKIHQYTTICAPIMAQYAGIKAIYECEGDIEKMRKTYDQRRRLIVNGFREIGFDCFEPKGAFYIFPSIKKTGLSSQEFCERLLKEEKIAVVPGDAFGPGGDGYIRVSYAYSIDKIMKALERIESFAKKIF; encoded by the coding sequence ATGAATAATAAATACATTTCAGATGTAGTAAAAAACATCCCACCATCCGGAATTAGAAAATTCTTCGACCTTGTTACAAATTCTCGCGATATTATATCTCTCGGTGTTGGCGAACCGGATTTTGTGACGCCATGGACTGTACGAAAAGAAGCTATAGATGTGCTTGATAGAGGTACTACTACGTACACGTCAAATCTTGGACTCCTCGAATTAAGAGAAGCCATATCATTCTTTCTAAAAAATCATTACGGCTTAAATTACGATCCTGAGAATGAAATAATGATAACCGTAGGCGCCAGCGAAGCCATAGACTTAGCACTTAGATGCCTTATAAATGATGGCGATGAAGTTTTAGTGCCTGTGCCAAGCTATGTTTCCTATTCACCTTGTATAGAGCTTACAAGAGGAGTACCAGTATATGTGCCTACCTATGAAGAAAACAATTTTATAATAACACCTGATGATTTGAAATCAAAAATCACCAGTAAGACAAAAGCACTTATACTGCCATATCCAAATAATCCCACAGGCGCTATCATGAAAAAAGAGGACTTAGAAGCGATAAAAGACATAATAATAGAGCATGATCTTATCGTAATATCCGATGAAATCTACAGTGAACTCACTTACGACGGAAAACACGTAAGCATAGCTTCACTGCCTGATATGAAGGAAAGAACTATAGTTTTAAACGGCTTTTCAAAAGCCTTTGCAATGACAGGCTGGAGATTGGGATACATAGCAGCAGAACACAGCTTCATAGAAGCCATGAATAAGATTCACCAGTATACGACGATATGCGCTCCCATCATGGCACAATACGCAGGCATAAAAGCTATATACGAGTGCGAAGGCGATATAGAAAAAATGCGTAAAACTTACGATCAAAGAAGGCGTCTCATAGTAAATGGCTTCAGAGAAATAGGATTTGATTGCTTTGAACCAAAGGGAGCTTTTTATATATTCCCTTCAATTAAAAAAACAGGTCTTTCATCTCAAGAATTTTGCGAAAGACTCTTAAAAGAAGAAAAAATAGCCGTTGTCCCAGGAGATGCTTTTGGACCCGGAGGAGACGGTTATATAAGGGTGTCTTATGCGTATTCTATCGATAAGATAATGAAAGCGCTTGAAAGAATAGAAAGCTTTGCTAAAAAAATATTTTAA
- a CDS encoding Lrp/AsnC family transcriptional regulator — MSKKMDIVELLHENSRLTDKQISVITGLSEDEVKDIVKSLEEEKVILKYSTLVNWEKTEKEVVRALIDVRVTPQQGQGFNAIAERIGQYNEVKSVSLISGGYDLSVEVEGKTMKEIAIFVAERLAPIDGVLSTTTHFILKRYKQDGVFFTDGPEDKRLVVTP, encoded by the coding sequence ATGTCTAAAAAGATGGATATAGTCGAGCTTCTTCATGAAAACAGCCGCTTGACAGACAAGCAAATATCCGTAATCACTGGTCTCAGCGAAGATGAAGTAAAGGATATAGTAAAAAGCCTTGAAGAAGAAAAAGTCATATTAAAGTACAGCACATTGGTCAATTGGGAAAAAACCGAAAAGGAAGTAGTACGTGCGCTTATTGATGTAAGAGTCACGCCACAACAAGGACAGGGCTTTAATGCTATTGCTGAAAGAATCGGACAATACAATGAAGTAAAATCTGTCTCTTTAATCTCTGGCGGATACGATCTATCCGTAGAAGTAGAAGGCAAAACCATGAAAGAGATAGCTATTTTCGTAGCAGAAAGATTAGCTCCTATTGATGGAGTGTTAAGCACGACAACTCATTTTATATTAAAAAGGTACAAACAAGATGGGGTGTTTTTCACAGACGGTCCTGAAGACAAAAGATTGGTGGTAACACCATGA
- a CDS encoding DUF2156 domain-containing protein: protein MKPLSIDDKNVFDEYFRAYPPEISEYTFTNLFMWNHVYDIRYEIIDGCLLIASGNSIFPPVGPSENTSDALEKFYEMLKKDYSEINLTRFDNESASKIKEIFNIEMEPDEDNFDYVYNTQDLINLSGRKYHNKKNHINKFTRTYDYVLEELCSENALECLNFTEKWISLKDIEENPGILKEFDAIKKVLENYDFFNVKGIVLKINGKIEAYSFGEKLNPETAVTHIEKANPEIKDAYAFINMCFAKLMHEYKYINREQDLGIPGLRYAKKSYHPAKMILKFKGKL, encoded by the coding sequence TTGAAACCATTATCCATAGACGACAAAAATGTTTTTGATGAATACTTTCGCGCATATCCGCCAGAAATATCAGAATATACATTCACAAATCTTTTTATGTGGAATCACGTTTACGACATCAGATATGAAATAATTGATGGGTGTCTTTTGATTGCTTCAGGAAATAGCATATTTCCTCCTGTAGGTCCATCTGAAAACACATCAGATGCATTGGAAAAATTTTATGAAATGCTTAAAAAAGATTACTCCGAAATCAATTTAACTCGTTTTGACAATGAATCCGCCAGTAAGATTAAAGAAATTTTTAATATTGAAATGGAACCAGACGAAGACAATTTTGACTACGTGTACAATACACAAGACCTTATCAATCTTTCTGGTAGGAAATACCACAATAAAAAGAACCATATAAACAAATTTACGAGAACTTATGATTATGTTTTGGAGGAACTTTGCAGTGAAAATGCTTTAGAATGCTTAAATTTTACTGAAAAATGGATTTCTTTAAAAGACATAGAAGAAAATCCCGGAATCTTAAAAGAATTTGATGCAATAAAAAAAGTGCTGGAAAACTACGATTTTTTTAATGTAAAAGGAATTGTATTAAAGATAAACGGGAAAATAGAAGCGTATTCTTTTGGAGAAAAATTAAATCCGGAAACGGCAGTGACACACATAGAAAAGGCAAACCCAGAGATAAAAGATGCGTACGCATTTATAAATATGTGCTTTGCTAAGTTAATGCATGAATACAAATATATAAATAGAGAACAAGATTTAGGAATACCAGGGCTTAGGTATGCAAAAAAGTCTTACCACCCTGCAAAGATGATTTTAAAATTCAAAGGAAAGTTGTAA
- a CDS encoding class I SAM-dependent DNA methyltransferase encodes MYDEFAKFYDRLGWDSYAKELWPDFKRFLDKSGFNVKTMLDLACGTGVFCIGALRDGINVEGLDLSEEMLKKAVENCRKYGYDIKFHLGDMSDFDLGKRFDLITCTFDAINHMTDFQKWKSMFNCVKRHLNENGIFMFDMNTLKDLSDNWNNIHIRKYPNGDYYISKSISFGDNAFITFTAFLKKEGRLYEEYEETVHEISFSLDEVVNELKIAGFKSVNVMNRKFEVVEDVDSLDRAFIFCNI; translated from the coding sequence ATGTACGACGAATTTGCTAAATTTTACGATAGATTAGGTTGGGATTCGTACGCAAAAGAGCTGTGGCCAGATTTTAAGAGATTTTTAGACAAATCTGGTTTTAATGTCAAGACTATGTTAGATTTGGCGTGTGGGACTGGGGTTTTTTGCATAGGTGCTTTAAGAGATGGCATAAATGTGGAAGGCCTTGATCTATCTGAAGAAATGCTTAAAAAGGCAGTTGAAAATTGTAGAAAATACGGTTATGATATAAAGTTTCATCTTGGCGATATGAGCGATTTTGATTTGGGCAAAAGATTCGATCTTATAACTTGCACTTTTGATGCTATAAATCACATGACAGATTTTCAAAAGTGGAAATCTATGTTTAACTGCGTTAAAAGACATCTCAACGAAAACGGCATCTTCATGTTTGACATGAATACATTGAAAGATTTAAGCGATAATTGGAACAATATACATATAAGGAAGTATCCAAACGGCGATTACTATATTTCTAAAAGCATATCATTTGGCGATAATGCTTTTATAACATTTACCGCTTTTTTAAAGAAAGAAGGAAGGCTGTATGAAGAATATGAAGAAACAGTTCACGAAATCAGCTTTTCATTAGATGAAGTTGTGAATGAGTTAAAAATTGCCGGATTTAAAAGTGTCAATGTTATGAATAGAAAATTTGAAGTTGTTGAAGATGTAGATAGCTTAGACAGGGCTTTCATTTTCTGCAACATTTAA
- a CDS encoding THUMP domain-containing class I SAM-dependent RNA methyltransferase, with amino-acid sequence MSKIELIVPTLFGIESVTADEIRSLGYDDVKVEDGKVTFGGDISAICKSNLWLRAAERVYIKVGEFTATTFDELFEGVKSLPWEEWIPENGQFPVDGYSLKSKLFSVPDCQSIVKKAVVERLKKKYKREWFEEDGPIYRIKFSLMKDKAVLMIDTSGEGLHKRGYRAVSNVAPLRETLASAMIMLSYWRYDRPFMDPFCGSGTIPIEAALIGANMAPGLYRQFESEKWRQIPKKLWTDMRNEAFDLIKKDVKLNIRGYDADEDAVKLSINNAKKAGVSDYVKFSKRSLKDLKTDDEYGVIICNPPYGERMGELKEVEKLYREMGKVFARLDTWSYYIITSHENFEKLFGKDASKRRKLYNGMIKTTYYQYFGPRPPKN; translated from the coding sequence ATGTCAAAGATTGAATTAATAGTGCCTACACTTTTTGGAATCGAATCAGTGACGGCCGATGAGATAAGATCTTTAGGTTATGATGATGTGAAAGTAGAAGATGGGAAAGTGACATTTGGTGGCGATATATCTGCGATATGTAAATCAAATTTGTGGCTAAGGGCTGCCGAGAGGGTATACATTAAAGTTGGTGAATTTACGGCTACTACTTTTGATGAGCTTTTTGAAGGTGTAAAGTCTTTGCCGTGGGAAGAATGGATTCCTGAAAACGGACAGTTTCCTGTCGATGGATACTCTCTTAAGTCAAAGCTTTTTAGTGTGCCTGATTGTCAGTCAATAGTGAAAAAAGCGGTAGTTGAAAGGCTTAAGAAGAAGTACAAAAGAGAGTGGTTTGAGGAAGATGGCCCAATATACAGGATAAAATTTTCTCTAATGAAGGACAAGGCTGTGCTTATGATAGATACAAGTGGAGAGGGACTTCATAAAAGAGGATATAGAGCGGTGTCAAATGTGGCGCCTTTAAGAGAAACTTTGGCTTCCGCCATGATAATGCTAAGCTATTGGAGATACGATAGACCATTTATGGATCCGTTTTGCGGTTCAGGTACTATACCTATTGAAGCTGCTTTAATAGGTGCAAATATGGCTCCAGGGCTATACCGACAATTTGAGTCAGAAAAATGGAGGCAGATACCAAAAAAGCTGTGGACTGACATGAGAAATGAAGCTTTTGATTTAATTAAAAAAGATGTAAAACTAAACATACGTGGATATGATGCGGATGAAGATGCGGTGAAATTGTCCATAAACAATGCCAAAAAGGCCGGTGTCAGTGACTATGTGAAATTTTCAAAGCGATCTTTGAAAGATCTAAAAACTGATGATGAATATGGCGTAATAATCTGCAATCCACCCTACGGCGAAAGGATGGGAGAATTAAAAGAGGTAGAGAAATTGTATAGGGAGATGGGGAAAGTATTTGCAAGGCTCGATACATGGTCATACTATATAATAACATCGCATGAAAATTTTGAGAAACTTTTTGGAAAGGATGCAAGCAAAAGAAGGAAGTTATACAATGGCATGATAAAAACCACATATTATCAGTATTTTGGACCAAGGCCGCCGAAAAATTGA
- a CDS encoding amino acid permease, which translates to MARKGNAGSSNILRKKSLDMIIDDTQDKKHALKKSLSWFDLILFGIGAIIGTGIFVLTGVAAAKYAGPGLILLFVLSGIACSFAALSYAEFASTFPAAGSTYSYSYVALGEIFAWIIGWDLILEYAFAIPAIALGWSGYFTSLLHSFGINIPVWAANSASSAPGGIINLPAIGIVLLLGIILLFGTKESSILNNIAVIFKVMVILFFIAVAVWHVHPSNWKPFLPFGWKGVFSGAAIIFFAYIGFDSVSTAAEETKNPERDMPIGILGSLGISTILYIAVVAILTGVVSYTKLNTPEPVAFALTSLGINWASGLVSFGAIAGITTVLLVMMYGQTRIFFAMSRDGLLPPFLSKLHDKHKTPVASTIIVALFAAVVAGFFSIDELAKLVNIGTMFAFVLVSIAVIVLRYTKPELPRKFRCPFVPLVPILSIASTVFLMASLPLETWLRFIIWFVLGIVVYVFYGYRHSKLAQNDYKGVETETLY; encoded by the coding sequence ATGGCTCGCAAGGGAAATGCTGGAAGTTCAAATATATTAAGAAAAAAATCTCTTGACATGATAATAGATGACACACAGGACAAAAAGCACGCATTGAAAAAATCTCTTAGTTGGTTTGATCTTATTCTTTTTGGCATTGGCGCCATAATCGGAACAGGTATTTTTGTATTGACTGGCGTTGCGGCTGCAAAATATGCAGGACCAGGTCTTATATTGTTGTTTGTTCTTTCAGGTATTGCATGCTCATTTGCTGCGCTAAGTTATGCGGAGTTTGCATCTACGTTTCCTGCAGCAGGATCTACGTATAGCTATAGTTATGTGGCGCTTGGTGAGATATTCGCATGGATCATAGGATGGGATTTGATACTTGAGTACGCTTTTGCTATACCTGCTATTGCCTTAGGGTGGTCAGGGTACTTTACAAGTTTGCTTCACAGCTTTGGCATTAACATACCTGTATGGGCTGCAAATTCGGCCAGCTCTGCACCTGGTGGAATAATAAATCTACCGGCTATAGGCATAGTTTTGCTTTTGGGAATAATCTTACTTTTTGGAACAAAAGAAAGTTCTATACTAAATAATATTGCTGTCATATTTAAAGTGATGGTGATACTGTTTTTCATAGCTGTTGCTGTATGGCATGTACATCCATCAAACTGGAAGCCATTTTTACCATTTGGATGGAAGGGAGTATTTTCAGGCGCTGCAATAATATTTTTTGCCTACATTGGGTTTGATTCTGTGTCGACAGCGGCTGAGGAGACGAAAAACCCAGAGAGGGATATGCCTATAGGAATTTTGGGTTCATTAGGAATAAGTACAATTTTGTATATAGCTGTTGTTGCAATACTCACAGGTGTTGTATCATATACAAAGCTTAATACGCCTGAACCTGTGGCATTTGCATTGACAAGCCTCGGAATAAACTGGGCATCAGGATTAGTTTCATTTGGTGCTATAGCAGGAATAACGACGGTTCTTTTGGTAATGATGTATGGACAGACCAGAATATTCTTTGCTATGTCGAGAGATGGACTTTTGCCTCCATTTCTTTCAAAGCTCCATGATAAGCATAAGACGCCTGTTGCCAGCACGATAATAGTTGCGCTATTTGCAGCAGTTGTTGCAGGATTTTTCTCTATCGATGAACTTGCAAAGCTTGTGAATATAGGAACTATGTTTGCTTTTGTACTTGTGTCGATAGCTGTTATTGTTTTAAGGTACACAAAGCCTGAACTTCCGAGAAAATTCAGATGTCCATTTGTGCCTTTAGTGCCTATCTTATCAATTGCGTCAACTGTGTTTTTGATGGCGTCGCTGCCGCTTGAAACATGGTTAAGATTTATAATATGGTTTGTATTAGGGATCGTCGTATATGTATTTTATGGATATAGGCACAGCAAGCTGGCACAAAATGATTACAAAGGTGTTGAAACTGAAACCCTTTATTAA